The following coding sequences lie in one Sphingobium sp. KCTC 72723 genomic window:
- a CDS encoding dihydrodipicolinate synthase family protein, with amino-acid sequence MKPDDVKGAWAIIPTPAKDDASDWRATKTVDLDETARVVNGLIDAGINGILSMGTLGEAATMTHDEKLDFIKALVDAAAGRVPIFVGTTCLNTRDTIALTRQALDIGADGTMLGVPMWCAPSVDVAVQFYKDLAEAVPEMNIAIYANPEAFKFDFPRSFWAQVAEIPQVVTAKYIGVAHLLPDLAAIRGRIKLLPIDFDYYGAARMDESIDAFWSSGAVCDPLVTTTLRDLVSQARATGDWSAARAFMGRLGPTAAPLFPNGSFKEFSTYNIALEKARMNAGGWMNAGPVRPPYHLCPEPYLEGARLSGRMWAELGKALAAEK; translated from the coding sequence ATGAAACCAGACGACGTCAAAGGTGCCTGGGCGATTATTCCCACTCCGGCGAAGGATGATGCCTCGGATTGGCGCGCGACAAAGACAGTTGACCTCGATGAGACAGCGCGTGTGGTTAATGGCCTGATCGATGCAGGGATCAACGGAATTCTCAGTATGGGGACGCTTGGCGAAGCGGCGACCATGACCCACGACGAAAAGCTCGATTTCATAAAGGCGCTGGTCGATGCAGCAGCCGGCCGAGTGCCGATTTTCGTTGGCACCACCTGCCTCAACACGCGCGACACTATCGCGTTGACACGTCAAGCGCTTGATATTGGTGCCGATGGCACGATGCTGGGAGTTCCGATGTGGTGCGCGCCAAGCGTTGATGTTGCGGTGCAGTTCTACAAGGATTTAGCTGAAGCCGTGCCTGAGATGAACATTGCCATCTATGCCAATCCCGAAGCCTTCAAGTTCGATTTTCCACGCTCGTTCTGGGCTCAGGTGGCGGAGATTCCCCAAGTCGTCACGGCGAAATACATTGGCGTCGCTCACTTGCTGCCGGACCTTGCAGCCATTCGGGGACGGATCAAGCTGCTGCCGATCGACTTCGACTACTACGGCGCAGCTCGTATGGACGAATCGATCGACGCCTTTTGGTCGAGCGGTGCCGTGTGTGACCCGCTGGTGACCACGACATTGCGCGACCTTGTGTCGCAAGCGCGCGCTACCGGTGATTGGAGCGCGGCGCGGGCATTTATGGGCCGACTCGGCCCAACGGCAGCGCCGCTGTTCCCAAACGGCAGCTTCAAGGAATTCTCGACCTACAACATCGCGCTCGAAAAGGCGCGCATGAACGCAGGCGGCTGGATGAACGCCGGTCCGGTCCGCCCGCCCTACCATCTTTGCCCCGAACCCTACCTCGAGGGCGCGCGCCTTTCGGGCAGAATGTGGGCCGAACTTGGCAAGGCGCTCGCAGCCGAAAAATGA
- a CDS encoding IS110 family transposase, whose protein sequence is MEQITHIGMDTSKNVFQLHGVDAADRPILRKRLTRRKMVEFFEELPPTVVAIEACGSAHYWARVLGSFGHEVKLIAPQLVKPYVKRGKNDAADAEALREAMSRPTMRFVPTKSADQQAALMLVGMRTRLIKKRTQLANAIRGFAAEFGITAATGMCRIEHLLDRIAADERLPELARELFALHGQEYAQLLHEIERVEAKLMEWHRNDECSQRLANIPGIGPIGASLLMMKAPDPRMFKSGRDFAAWIGLTPKDHSTAGKVRLGGITRAGDELLRSTLVVGATAVVQHVRRSGGRNASPWLLGLLERKKPKLVAVALANKIARIAWKLMVSGEGYRRADLGAPTVAA, encoded by the coding sequence ATGGAACAGATTACCCACATAGGCATGGACACGTCAAAGAACGTTTTTCAGCTGCATGGCGTTGATGCGGCAGACAGGCCGATCCTGCGCAAGAGGCTGACGCGACGGAAAATGGTCGAGTTCTTCGAGGAGTTGCCGCCGACCGTTGTCGCCATTGAGGCTTGTGGCAGCGCGCATTACTGGGCGCGTGTTCTTGGTTCTTTTGGCCACGAGGTAAAGTTGATCGCGCCGCAACTGGTGAAACCATACGTCAAGCGCGGCAAGAACGATGCAGCGGATGCTGAAGCCCTGCGCGAGGCAATGAGCCGCCCGACGATGCGGTTCGTGCCGACGAAGAGTGCCGACCAGCAGGCGGCGCTCATGCTTGTGGGCATGCGCACCAGGCTCATCAAGAAACGCACCCAGCTTGCCAACGCGATCCGAGGCTTCGCTGCGGAATTCGGGATCACCGCAGCAACGGGCATGTGCCGGATCGAACACCTGCTCGATCGCATCGCGGCTGACGAACGACTTCCCGAACTTGCGCGCGAACTGTTCGCGCTTCACGGTCAGGAATACGCGCAGCTTCTGCACGAGATCGAGCGGGTCGAGGCCAAGCTTATGGAATGGCATCGCAACGACGAATGCAGCCAGCGGCTCGCAAATATCCCCGGGATCGGTCCGATCGGCGCATCCCTGCTGATGATGAAAGCTCCTGACCCGCGCATGTTCAAGTCCGGGCGAGACTTTGCGGCCTGGATCGGCTTGACCCCTAAAGATCACTCGACTGCCGGCAAAGTCAGGCTCGGAGGCATCACGCGAGCTGGCGATGAACTCTTACGGAGCACGTTGGTGGTCGGAGCCACCGCCGTCGTCCAGCATGTCCGTCGCAGCGGCGGCAGGAATGCCTCGCCTTGGCTGCTGGGATTGCTAGAACGGAAAAAGCCGAAGCTCGTCGCAGTGGCGCTCGCCAACAAGATCGCGCGCATTGCTTGGAAACTGATGGTAAGCGGTGAGGGGTATCGAAGAGCAGATTTAGGCGCACCAACGGTTGCCGCGTGA
- a CDS encoding IS110 family transposase — protein sequence MGHEEKYLLIGNVVARHRKPIARCSMSVPIPPPATAPICPPKEREKDRHRLSGPLSGRGCAPPYDQTRQPILPAIIVAAQPAIVVVAAQSRQGFADFMAKQPPAIVVMEACGSAHYWAREMSRRGHDVKLIAPHYVKPFVKRQKNDAVDAEAIVIAAQRPEMRFVEPKSTEQQSRTILFRARERLVHQRTELVNALRACLYEFGHVVPQGLHQLGKIKGILDEPNSDLPELMRNECDDLMKQIAEKTVRIDARTAKIKALAAKADIARRLQTIPGIGPLTALAVEAFAPSMECFRCGRDFAAWLGLVPRQFSSGGKERLGRVSKAGQSDIRRLLIIGAMSRLNWLGRKSIPEGSWLARIAARKPRMLVAIALANRMARTIWALLTKNEDYRDSAQVAAA from the coding sequence ATGGGTCATGAAGAGAAATACCTGCTGATCGGAAATGTGGTGGCCCGGCATCGCAAACCCATCGCTCGTTGTTCGATGAGTGTTCCGATACCACCGCCCGCCACAGCCCCGATCTGCCCCCCGAAAGAAAGGGAAAAAGATCGCCACCGGTTGTCTGGTCCGCTCTCCGGTCGGGGCTGCGCCCCTCCCTACGATCAGACCAGACAACCGATCCTACCGGCCATCATAGTCGCCGCTCAACCGGCCATCGTAGTTGTCGCCGCGCAGTCGCGGCAGGGTTTCGCTGATTTCATGGCCAAGCAGCCTCCCGCCATTGTTGTCATGGAAGCGTGCGGCAGCGCGCATTACTGGGCGCGCGAGATGAGCAGGCGCGGACACGACGTGAAGTTGATCGCTCCGCATTACGTGAAGCCGTTCGTCAAGCGGCAGAAGAACGACGCGGTGGATGCCGAAGCCATAGTGATCGCTGCACAGCGGCCAGAAATGCGTTTCGTCGAGCCTAAGTCTACGGAACAGCAAAGCCGTACCATCCTGTTTCGCGCTCGAGAGCGGCTGGTCCACCAGCGCACGGAGCTGGTGAACGCTCTTCGGGCGTGCCTCTACGAATTTGGCCATGTCGTTCCGCAGGGACTTCACCAGCTCGGCAAAATCAAAGGCATCCTGGATGAACCAAACAGCGACCTGCCCGAACTGATGCGCAACGAGTGCGATGATCTGATGAAGCAGATTGCGGAGAAGACGGTTCGCATTGATGCCCGGACGGCGAAGATCAAGGCTCTCGCAGCTAAAGCAGATATTGCACGGCGCTTGCAGACGATACCCGGAATTGGTCCATTGACCGCCTTAGCCGTTGAAGCCTTTGCTCCATCGATGGAGTGCTTCCGCTGCGGCCGCGACTTTGCCGCCTGGCTTGGCCTCGTCCCACGCCAATTTTCCTCAGGCGGTAAAGAACGGCTCGGTCGGGTATCAAAGGCGGGGCAGAGCGATATCCGCAGACTTCTGATTATTGGAGCAATGTCCCGCCTGAATTGGCTCGGCCGGAAATCGATCCCGGAAGGCTCGTGGCTAGCACGCATCGCGGCGCGAAAGCCAAGGATGCTTGTCGCGATCGCGCTGGCCAACAGGATGGCGCGGACGATATGGGCTCTGCTGACAAAGAATGAGGATTATCGAGATTCGGCGCAGGTGGCAGCAGCATGA